One stretch of Corvus hawaiiensis isolate bCorHaw1 chromosome 1, bCorHaw1.pri.cur, whole genome shotgun sequence DNA includes these proteins:
- the LOC125334877 gene encoding LOW QUALITY PROTEIN: vasodilator-stimulated phosphoprotein (The sequence of the model RefSeq protein was modified relative to this genomic sequence to represent the inferred CDS: deleted 2 bases in 2 codons), whose protein sequence is MGGGASRRDRRVRPPPPPEGPGPAAAASMSEQVLCSARASVLLYDEGQRQWVPAGGPPQSPSCVQLFHQPSTHSFRLVGRRLHPEQQVVLNCPLGRGLRYSQATPQFHQWREGRRVWGLSFVAPPEAAQFAASVLRALQALDQGTPPSRPDPDGSAPDQPEQQERPVMDESERRGMAAGPPAVAPGAPPPPPAPGVPPAPPLQGGGSEGVPGGVPGGVSGFAAAIAGAKLRKVGKDETPSGGATPVPPPKADGAPRAGGGLMEEMSAMLARRRKAAEQPKDDDVTNDEAEPGARTAGPPPEPVRRPWEKSSSTLPRMKSAVPAPSSEPHSELDLERFKLELLEELRRELQKMKEEIIEAFVMELRKRNGP, encoded by the exons ATGGGGGGCGGGGCCTCTCGCCGGGACCGGCGGGTCCGGCCCCCGCCGCCACCGGAAGGGCCCGGACCGGCCGCGGCCGCCAGCATGAG CGAGCAGGTGCTGTGCAGCGCCCGGGCCTCGGTGCTGCTCTACGACGAGGGGCAGCGGCAGTGGGTGCCCGCGGGGGGGCCCCCGCAGAgccccagctgtgtccagctgttccaccagcccagcacccacagcttccGCCTCGTGGGGCGCCGGCTGCACCCCgagcagcag gTGGTCCTGAACTGCCCCTTGGGGCGG GGGCTGCGCTACAGCCAGGCCACCCCCCAGTTCCACCAGTGGCGCGAGGGCCGCCGGGTCTGGGGGCTCAGCTTCGTGGCC CCCCCCGAGGCCGCCCAGTTCGCTGCCTCGGTGCTCCGGGCGCTGCAGGCGCTCGACCAGG GAACGCCGCCGTCCCGGCCAGACCCCGATGGGTCAGCACCGGACcagcctgagcagcaggagag GCCAGTGATGGATGAGTCCGAGCGCCGAGGGATGGCTGCAG gacccccagctgtggcccccggagccccccctCCGCCCCCCG CTCCGGGGGTACCCCCGGCCCCCCCATTGCAGGGGGGGGGCTCCGAGGGGGTGCCAgggggggtccccgggggggTCTCCGGCTTTGCCGCCGCCATCGCGGGGGCCAAACTCAGGAAAGTCGGGAAG GATGAGACCCCGAGTGGGGGGGCCACCCCCGTTCCCCCCCCCAAAGCCGACGGGGccccccgggctgggggagggCTGATGGAGGAGATGAGCGCCATGCTGGCCCGCAG GAGGAAAGCCGCGGAGCAGCCAAAGGACGATGACGTCACCAAC GACGAGGCGGAGCCTGGCGCGAGGacggcggggccgccgccgg AGCCCGTACGGAGGCCGTGGGAAAAATCCAGCTCCACTCTGcccag GATGAAATCGGCCGTTCCAGCCCCCTCCTCCGAGCCCCACAGTGAGCTGGACCTGGAGCGGTTCAAACTG gagctgctggaggagctgcggAGGGAGCTGCAGAAGATGAAGGAGGAGATCATCGAAG
- the RTN2 gene encoding LOW QUALITY PROTEIN: reticulon-2 (The sequence of the model RefSeq protein was modified relative to this genomic sequence to represent the inferred CDS: inserted 1 base in 1 codon; deleted 1 base in 1 codon) → MEEGPRLAGNGGDRGVPGVSRGWSDREGPELSGNGDTGDTGNGTRGASGSPGKFGGPSFGVPLPARPPVPPQKRLRPRPPPRRTPPRVATRIRSSRSCRRRNPXEEEEEDEDEDREAAWRGRPPRDPPRELTFSYIAFRGGGGPPQTEPGPRSRREPRRGRPLRLSSGGSPRGPDPQWPPGLPPRNVPGSPRPPPRRSWRRGGALEELGGPEVEEPPWSPAAPEPLPSLPPGGAPRAPLLEPPQASVPPPPLPDQSAGASGADGQVWELLYWRAPERSALALLVALVVLGCLSRFSAISVGAYGALAVLAVTVPLRLRQVALRALGTAPPEPPARAQPEVPGVLSPEQQQRWARYLARHVVTATRTLTRLFLVHSVPESLKFAFLFYLLTYVGAVCNGLTLLGAGVICAFTFPVLYRRHQAQIDQYMSLVRSHLSHLRARVLAKLPSAKVKPQ, encoded by the exons ATGGAGGAGGGACCGAGACTGGCCGGGAATGGGGGGGaccggggggtcccgggggtgtcccggggATGGAGCGACCGGGAGGGTCCGGAACTGAGTGGGaacggggacaccggggacaccgGGAACGGGACACGGGGCGCGTCCGGGAGTCCCGGGAAGTTTGGGGGACCAAGTTTTGGGGTCCCACTCCCCGCAcgcccccccgtgcccccccagAAGAGGCTCCGTCCACGGCCTCCACCACGCCGGACTCCACCGAGG GTGGCAACGAGGATTCGGAGTTCCCGGAGCTGCCGGCGCCGGAATc ctgaggaggaggaggaggatgaggatgaggacaGGGAGGCGGCGTGGAGGGGGAgacccccccgggaccccccccgggaACTGACCTTCTCCTACATCGCCTTCCGGGGGGGGGGCGGACCCCCCCAAACCGAGCCAGGGCCCCGCAGCCGCCGCGagccccgccggggccgccccctcCGCCTGAGCTCGGGGGGGTCCCCCCGGGGGCCGGACCCCC AGTGGCCTCCAGGACTCCCCCCGCGAAACGTCCCGGggagcccccggccccccccgaGGCGGAGCTGGAGGCGGGGGGGGGCCCTGGAGGAACTAGGGGGGCCCGAGGTGGAGGAGCCCCCCTGGAGCCCGG ccgCCCCCGagcccctcccctcccttccacCAGGGGGCGCCCCGCGCGCGCCCCTCCTGGAGCCCCCTCAGGCCTCGGTCCCGCCCCCGCCACTGCCGGACCAATCAGCGGGCGCGTCGGGCGCTGACGGACAGG TGTGGGAACTGCTGTACTGGCGGGCGCCCGAGCGCTCGGCGCTGGCcttactggtggcactggtggtacTGGGGTGCCTGTCCCGCTTCAGCGCCATCTCGGTGGGCGCCTACGGGGCACTGGCGGTGTTGGCGGTCACTGTCCCCCTGCGCCTGCGCCAGGTGGCCCTGAgggccctggggacagcccccccggagccccccgcgCG ggcgCAGCCGGAGGTCCCCGGGGtgctgtccccagagcagcagcagcgctggGCGCGGTACCTGGCGCGACACGTGGTGACAGCCACCCGCACCCTCACCCGCCTCTTCCTCGTCCACAGCGTCCCCGAGTCCCTCAAG TTCGCCTTCCTGTTCTACCTGCTGACCTACGTGGGGGCCGTGTGCAACGGGCTGACGCTGCTGGGAGCGG GTGTCATCTGCGCATTCACCTTCCCCGTGCTCTACCGGCGCCACCAG gCCCAGATTGACCAGTACATGAGTCTGGTGAGGAGCCACCTGAGCCACCTGCGAGCCAG GGTCCTGGCCAAGCTCCCAAGTGCCAAAGTGAAGCCGCAGTGa